The Sesamum indicum cultivar Zhongzhi No. 13 linkage group LG2, S_indicum_v1.0, whole genome shotgun sequence genome contains a region encoding:
- the LOC105156773 gene encoding uncharacterized protein LOC105156773 produces MAPTSYSYLFAAVAALLLLGAAQGPFAEANAGVNQFCVMATYKDLCSAMAKGASTLQTARANVLQTALDEARSLKGLVPKLMPAINQLPSKSKTEVLQTCTEDFDGTISDIEESIKALQVGDMGTAQTHLSAALRRDCRDAIQELGVNSPLTNYATELTRRVDSCMAVLTQKTSSR; encoded by the coding sequence ATGGCTCCAACAAGCTACAGCTATCTCTTCGCGGCCGTGGCCGCTCTTCTCCTTCTCGGCGCCGCCCAGGGTCCTTTCGCGGAGGCCAACGCCGGCGTCAACCAATTCTGCGTCATGGCTACCTACAAAGACTTGTGCAGTGCAATGGCGAAGGGCGCGAGCACATTGCAGACCGCGAGGGCGAACGTACTGCAAACGGCCCTGGATGAGGCTAGGAGCCTCAAGGGGTTGGTTCCGAAGCTGATGCCGGCTATAAACCAGCTGCCCTCTAAGAGCAAGACTGAGGTTCTGCAGACATGCACTGAGGATTTCGACGGGACTATTTCGGACATTGAAGAAAGCATCAAGGCTTTGCAGGTGGGAGACATGGGCACCGCCCAGACCCATCTCAGCGCGGCTTTAAGACGTGACTGTAGGGACGCCATTCAAGAGCTTGGAGTGAATTCCCCGCTCACCAACTACGCCACCGAGTTGACGAGGAGGGTCGATAGTTGCATGGCTGTTCTCACTCAGAAGACATCATCTCGATGA